The Fimbriimonadia bacterium region AGAGGACTGGGCAGGCACGCATCGGTGTGAGGCCGACCTCGGCGCGAAGGCTTCTCGCAGCGCGCACGACATCAATGAGTGCGTCTATCTCCTCCTCGGCATCCGGATACCGTTTCCCTGCTTTCGGCCACTCGGCGATGCAGGCGCTCTCTCCGTGCCCCGGCAGTCGCTGATACACCTCCTCAGACAGGTGGGGCATGAAGGGGTGGAGCAAACGCATGTACACGTCCAGAACATACACTAACACGGATTGAACCACGCCGCGCTTGGCGGGATCACCCAGTCTCGGCTTGGCGGCCTCGATGTACCAGTCACACAGCTCTCCCCAAAAGAACTCCTGCAGCGGTCGCGTCGCCTCGGCCATGTTGTACACCTCGAGCGCACCGCTCGTCTGCTCCACCGTCGCAGATAGGCGTGATACGATCCACCGATCCACTAACTCCAGTTCGCTCTCGTCGGGCAGGCCGCGATAGCTAGCACGGAACTCCTCGTCCAGGTTCATCAGTACGAAGCGCGAGGCGTTCCACATCTTGTTGCAGAAGTTGCGGGCCTCCTCGATGCGCTTCTCGCCGAAGCGGATCTCTTGGTTCCAGCCGGTCTGTAGAAGCAGCGCATAGCGGAGCGAGTCGGCGCCGTACTGCTCCACTACCTCCAACGGGTCAATCCCGGTGCCTAGGGACTTAGACATGCGCTGACCTTGTTCGTTAAGCACCGTGGCATGGATGAGCACGTCGCGGAACGGGATCTCGTCTAGGTGGTACAGACCCGTTGTGATCATACGCGCTACCCACAGGTAGATGATGTCCTTCGCGGTAACTAACACGTCGGTTGGGTAGAAGCGCTTCAGGTCCGGTGTGTCGTCCGGCCAGCCGAGAACGGCATGTGGCCACAGTGCGCTGGAGAACCATGTATCGAGCACCCATGGGTCCTGCACTAGGTTGGTGCCACCGCATCGCGGGCATTCGGTGGGGGGGTCCATCTGGACGATGGGGCCACGGCGTCGGACGAGGCGCAGTCCGTCTTCACTCTCGGCGAAGTCCTCGGGGTGGCAGTCCTGGCAAAACCATGCCGGAATGCGGTGTCCCCACCATAGCTGACGAGAAACGGCCCAATCACGGATGCCGGCCATCCATCGCAAGTAGGTGTCGGCGTGACGCTCGGGCACGAAGCGAACACGCCCCTCTTCTACTACCTTCGCCGCAGGGGCTGCAAGAGCTTGCATGGCCACAAACCACTGCTCGTTCAGCATAGGCTCGAGCGCGGTGTGGCACCTCATGCATGCACCGAAGACAAGCTTGTAGTCCTCCACCTTTTCCAGCAGGCCGAGGGCTTCGAGGTCTTCGAGCACCGCCTTGCGTGCGACGTACCGATCCATACCATGGTAGCGCCGTAGAAACTCGTTTTCGCCGAATTCCTCCATCAATCCCGAGGTGTCCACAGTGGCATCCTCGGCCAGGATGCAAGGCATTGGCAGGCCGTGTCGCAGACCCACCTCGAAGTCGTTATGATCGTGCGCGGGCGTGATCTTGACGGCGCCGGTGCCGAACGCCGGGTCCGGGTGCTCATCGGCGATGAGTGGGATGGGGCGACCTACCAGACGAAGAAGCAGCTCTCTGCCAATGTGACGTGCATACCTGTCATCCTCGGGGTTGACCGCAACCGCCACATCGCCTAACATGGTTTCTGGTCGTGTGGTAGCGATGGTGATATGGCCGTCCCCGTCTGCGAAGGGGTATCGCACGTAGTACAGCTTGCCGTTCTGCTCGCGGTCCTCGACCTCTATGTCCGAGATAACGGTGTGGCAACTCGGGCACCAGTTGACCACGCGGTTGCCGAGATAGATGTGGCCGTTCTCCCACCAATCCACGAAGGTGCGGATCACGCCACTCGCATAGTGGGGGTCCATCGTGAAGGCGAGACGCCCCCACTCGAAAGAGAAACCCATGCGGCGGAACTGCGCGATGATCGTGTCGCCGTACCGGCGTTTCCACTCCCACACGCGTTCGATGAAGCGATCTCGGCCCAACTCGTGTCGGCTGGTGCCTTCGGCGCGAAGCGCCTTCTCCACCACCATCTGCGTGGCGATGCCCGCATGGTCGGTTCCAGGTAGGCAGAGCACATCGTAACCCTGCATGCGCTTCCAGCGGGTTAGCACGTCCTGAATGGTGTAACAGAGCGCGTGACCGATGTGCAATGAGCCGGTAACGTTCGGTGGCGGGATGGTGATGCAGTAGGGGACCTTTGTGGTGTTGGGGTCTCGGTCGCTCTCCGGCTTGAAGTATCCACGTTCTTCCCAGAACGCGTACCACCGGTCTTCGACTTGCTGCGGTTCGTATCGTGTGCTCAGCTCGTCCACTTCTGGACCAACCCCTTTCATGTTTCGGAAGGTTGGGCGGAGTATACCAGCGGCAGCGCCTTTACCCTGAGAGTGCTTCGGCGCCGGCGACGACCTCGAGCAGTTCCTTCGTAATGCCGGCCTGACGAACGGTATTTGCGTGGAGGGTCAACTCACGGATCATCGTGGCGGCGTTATCCGTGGCAGCGCTCATGGCGGTCATCCGGGAGCCGTGCTCGCTGGCATTCGCTTCGATGAAA contains the following coding sequences:
- a CDS encoding valine--tRNA ligase, translating into MKGVGPEVDELSTRYEPQQVEDRWYAFWEERGYFKPESDRDPNTTKVPYCITIPPPNVTGSLHIGHALCYTIQDVLTRWKRMQGYDVLCLPGTDHAGIATQMVVEKALRAEGTSRHELGRDRFIERVWEWKRRYGDTIIAQFRRMGFSFEWGRLAFTMDPHYASGVIRTFVDWWENGHIYLGNRVVNWCPSCHTVISDIEVEDREQNGKLYYVRYPFADGDGHITIATTRPETMLGDVAVAVNPEDDRYARHIGRELLLRLVGRPIPLIADEHPDPAFGTGAVKITPAHDHNDFEVGLRHGLPMPCILAEDATVDTSGLMEEFGENEFLRRYHGMDRYVARKAVLEDLEALGLLEKVEDYKLVFGACMRCHTALEPMLNEQWFVAMQALAAPAAKVVEEGRVRFVPERHADTYLRWMAGIRDWAVSRQLWWGHRIPAWFCQDCHPEDFAESEDGLRLVRRRGPIVQMDPPTECPRCGGTNLVQDPWVLDTWFSSALWPHAVLGWPDDTPDLKRFYPTDVLVTAKDIIYLWVARMITTGLYHLDEIPFRDVLIHATVLNEQGQRMSKSLGTGIDPLEVVEQYGADSLRYALLLQTGWNQEIRFGEKRIEEARNFCNKMWNASRFVLMNLDEEFRASYRGLPDESELELVDRWIVSRLSATVEQTSGALEVYNMAEATRPLQEFFWGELCDWYIEAAKPRLGDPAKRGVVQSVLVYVLDVYMRLLHPFMPHLSEEVYQRLPGHGESACIAEWPKAGKRYPDAEEEIDALIDVVRAARSLRAEVGLTPMRACPVLYLSTCDERAQAMLQQGRELIAGQAWFERLELAPPDASVKRLEASVGPVDLYLPIEGVIDVQAEIARLTREKQRVETELASVQARLDNPQFLERAKPEAVEKARNDAAELTANLQKVEERLRLFSSP